One window of the Peptacetobacter hiranonis genome contains the following:
- the srtB gene encoding class B sortase has product MAVSGYKIVTTLLDYKKASDTYTEIRENYSPEAEEGFMEDDLKNINPDYRLWLFVENTNINYPVVSYGNNDYYLYRDFLGEDSKSGTLFMDYRNNFETDESTVIYGHNMKNKTMFNNLELFKEKDFWNSDSLIHIYRGDYEYIYEPFSIFVAKPEFDYVKVDFDGENDFNEYMNQVRASSTYWNEDATPKYKDKILTLSTCSYEFDDARTVLEAKLIDKIPIQ; this is encoded by the coding sequence ATGGCAGTTAGTGGCTATAAAATCGTGACGACGCTTTTAGATTACAAGAAGGCAAGCGATACCTATACTGAAATTCGGGAAAATTATAGTCCAGAAGCTGAGGAAGGTTTTATGGAAGATGATTTAAAAAATATAAATCCCGATTACAGACTTTGGCTTTTCGTTGAGAATACAAATATAAATTATCCAGTTGTATCTTACGGAAACAACGACTACTATCTGTACAGAGATTTTCTTGGAGAGGACTCAAAATCTGGAACACTGTTTATGGATTATAGAAATAATTTTGAAACAGATGAGAGTACGGTTATCTACGGGCATAATATGAAGAATAAGACTATGTTTAACAATTTAGAGCTGTTCAAAGAAAAGGATTTTTGGAATAGTGATTCTTTAATTCATATCTACAGAGGAGATTATGAGTATATTTACGAGCCATTTTCTATTTTTGTTGCAAAGCCAGAATTTGATTATGTAAAAGTTGATTTTGATGGAGAGAACGACTTCAATGAGTATATGAATCAGGTAAGAGCTAGCTCAACATATTGGAATGAGGATGCCACTCCAAAATATAAAGACAAGATATTGACTTTATCTACTTGTAGCTATGAGTTTGACGATGCAAGAACGGTACTTGAGGCAAAATTAATTGACAAAATACCTATTCAATAA
- a CDS encoding SPOR domain-containing protein translates to MNSLNSIIKGTVLNVTQRFLKQESKTNKKLDNILNKKFEKVELNEVKYIELLKYNVLFYKTLSRNTEPIISKWILEKYIPDIDELESDIELINAKCRKYINIAKRDGIENLKEADLQSFNYYDKMDNSEKIKRLQKDYKVLNIYMEVLTMTLRELSLRKEESAEIFLMNPADARMELKREIIVIVNRILAGGSKKDDAADEKQHVEHTEEKNIVDVEFLRRVKLISNAELNDSIEEEFKRILTLENLEADEAYGFGGRVIYDFAAATVLLEFLKSRSLIEGAMRLTVAGEFGEENFSDFLTAIIKDRKLVELDTWKEACKYFRDNKECVEATTPATIKRTVPADVDMDEYAYMLENADKSEPFRNKLSRRIDPSLVIPAVRVKEVEPEIVEEEVEEVVEDTVDEEIVEAVSTEEVVEDVEVPSNASDDHEIHVDLGRRREAIRNIERQELEAERVERLKQEEADKLNDPVERAKKAVDELKKEISEVEEDTDYDEVVEETVEEVSIDANISETEEDDLQEISRIAGINEEVEEEEEEIEEEPKKRGIFSIFGRKKDEEEYEEEEDSEDKEYEEDNYYADEDVVENEENEEYYDDEEEVEYVDDDYEGDDVEIEEEVVIVKDEEYKKSRKKLDLIIAVLIVAIAASGYFLTINRKRQQEAEKQQQIKQEQQLEEQKKEEERRKKAEAEKIAAEEAKRAEEMEKAKQGGEYYRVYAGSLKEKSHAESLITNLDKKGLKGEMIKIGNYYKVFVGGDTGVYSEAQKQLSAIKAKGFDGYIEKYDRYCDLKIEDFRLKAKTMDKAQVEQAYNALKEELKSRRNFKDYDKIMAQTYDEIMAEKTE, encoded by the coding sequence GTGAATAGTTTGAATAGTATAATAAAAGGAACTGTTTTAAACGTAACACAGAGATTTTTAAAACAGGAAAGCAAAACAAACAAAAAATTAGACAATATATTAAATAAAAAATTTGAAAAAGTTGAGTTAAATGAAGTTAAATATATAGAATTATTAAAATATAACGTACTATTTTATAAGACTTTATCAAGAAATACAGAACCAATCATATCAAAATGGATACTTGAAAAATATATCCCAGATATAGATGAGTTAGAAAGTGATATAGAACTTATAAATGCTAAATGTAGAAAATACATAAATATAGCTAAAAGAGACGGTATAGAAAATCTAAAAGAGGCAGACCTTCAGAGTTTCAACTACTATGATAAAATGGATAACTCTGAAAAGATAAAAAGACTTCAGAAAGACTACAAAGTTTTAAATATATATATGGAAGTTTTAACTATGACTCTAAGAGAGCTAAGTCTTAGAAAGGAAGAAAGTGCAGAAATCTTCCTTATGAATCCAGCAGATGCTAGAATGGAATTAAAAAGAGAAATCATAGTTATAGTTAATAGAATATTAGCAGGTGGATCTAAAAAAGACGATGCTGCTGATGAAAAACAGCATGTTGAGCACACTGAAGAAAAAAATATAGTAGATGTTGAATTTTTAAGAAGAGTAAAACTTATATCTAATGCAGAACTTAATGATAGTATAGAAGAAGAATTCAAAAGAATATTAACTTTAGAAAACCTAGAAGCCGATGAAGCATATGGATTTGGTGGAAGAGTAATATATGACTTTGCAGCAGCTACAGTATTATTAGAATTCCTAAAAAGTAGAAGTTTAATAGAAGGTGCTATGAGACTTACTGTAGCAGGAGAATTTGGTGAAGAAAACTTCAGCGACTTCTTAACTGCAATAATAAAAGATAGAAAACTAGTAGAGCTTGATACATGGAAAGAAGCATGCAAATACTTTAGAGATAATAAAGAATGTGTAGAAGCTACAACTCCTGCAACTATAAAAAGAACTGTTCCAGCGGATGTAGATATGGATGAATACGCATATATGCTTGAAAATGCTGATAAATCAGAGCCATTTAGAAACAAGCTATCAAGAAGAATAGACCCATCTCTAGTAATACCAGCAGTTAGAGTAAAAGAGGTAGAACCAGAGATAGTTGAAGAAGAAGTAGAAGAAGTAGTTGAGGATACAGTTGATGAAGAAATAGTAGAAGCTGTATCTACAGAAGAAGTTGTTGAAGATGTAGAAGTTCCTTCAAATGCGTCTGATGACCACGAAATACACGTTGATCTTGGAAGAAGAAGAGAAGCTATAAGAAATATAGAAAGACAGGAACTAGAAGCTGAAAGAGTTGAAAGATTAAAACAAGAAGAAGCTGACAAATTAAATGATCCTGTTGAAAGAGCTAAAAAAGCAGTAGATGAACTTAAAAAAGAAATATCTGAAGTTGAAGAAGATACTGATTACGATGAAGTAGTTGAAGAAACAGTAGAAGAAGTATCTATAGATGCAAATATATCAGAAACAGAAGAAGACGATTTACAGGAAATATCTAGAATAGCTGGAATAAATGAAGAGGTTGAAGAAGAAGAGGAAGAAATAGAAGAAGAACCTAAGAAAAGAGGAATATTCTCTATATTTGGAAGAAAAAAAGATGAAGAAGAGTACGAAGAAGAAGAAGACTCTGAAGATAAAGAATACGAAGAAGACAACTACTATGCTGACGAAGATGTTGTAGAAAATGAAGAGAATGAAGAATACTACGACGATGAAGAAGAAGTAGAATATGTTGATGACGATTATGAAGGAGACGATGTTGAAATCGAGGAAGAAGTAGTAATCGTTAAAGATGAAGAATACAAAAAATCTAGAAAAAAATTAGACTTAATAATAGCAGTACTTATAGTTGCAATAGCTGCAAGTGGATACTTCCTAACTATCAATAGAAAAAGACAGCAAGAAGCAGAAAAACAGCAGCAGATAAAACAGGAACAGCAGTTAGAAGAACAGAAAAAAGAAGAAGAACGGAGAAAAAAAGCCGAAGCTGAAAAAATAGCTGCTGAAGAAGCTAAAAGAGCTGAAGAAATGGAAAAAGCTAAACAGGGTGGAGAATACTACAGAGTTTATGCTGGATCATTAAAAGAAAAATCTCATGCTGAAAGCCTAATAACAAACCTTGATAAAAAAGGATTAAAAGGCGAAATGATAAAAATTGGAAACTATTACAAAGTATTTGTAGGTGGAGATACTGGTGTATACTCAGAAGCACAGAAACAGTTATCTGCTATAAAAGCTAAAGGTTTTGATGGATATATAGAAAAATACGACAGATACTGTGACTTAAAAATAGAAGACTTTAGACTAAAAGCTAAAACTATGGACAAAGCACAGGTAGAACAGGCGTACAATGCATTAAAAGAAGAGTTAAAATCTAGAAGAAACTTCAAAGATTACGACAAAATAATGGCACAGACTTATGATGAAATAATGGCTGAAAAAACTGAATAA
- a CDS encoding pyridoxal phosphate-dependent aminotransferase produces the protein MSVNHGANLYELSAKYGFSKEDFMDFSSNINPFGSSKKAKQYVIDNIDMVSMYPDPEYVELKKSISTYCKCNSENIVLGSGATELISSFIGTVNPKKAVLVSPAYSEYEKELNKIGCEIKKYYSKKENHFEIDPKDLANTVKEGGYELLIICNPCNPTGFAFSKDQIREIVSTCGCYVMIDETYVEFTDTSKYSSTPLVDEFDNLFVIRGTSKFFSTPGIRLGYGLISNEKVKEAINKRLDLWNINVVASRMGEIMFVDDDFINETIEHMSKERDYLESELRFLPGVKVYNTYGNFVLCEIVDRRMTAEELRNELIPERIIIRDCASFDGLDEYFFRVCILKPEENILLISELKKIFG, from the coding sequence ATGAGTGTAAATCACGGTGCAAATTTATATGAACTTTCCGCAAAATACGGATTTTCAAAAGAGGACTTCATGGATTTCAGTTCAAATATAAATCCATTTGGCTCTTCAAAAAAGGCTAAACAGTATGTAATAGACAACATAGACATGGTTTCAATGTATCCTGATCCAGAATACGTAGAGCTAAAAAAATCTATATCAACATATTGCAAATGCAACAGCGAAAATATAGTACTTGGAAGTGGTGCAACTGAGCTAATATCTTCATTTATCGGCACAGTTAACCCTAAAAAAGCGGTACTTGTATCTCCAGCCTATTCTGAATACGAAAAAGAATTAAATAAAATTGGCTGTGAAATCAAAAAATACTACTCTAAAAAAGAAAATCATTTTGAAATAGATCCTAAAGACTTGGCAAATACTGTTAAAGAAGGTGGCTACGAACTTCTTATAATCTGTAACCCTTGCAACCCTACAGGATTTGCATTTTCTAAGGACCAGATAAGAGAGATAGTATCTACTTGTGGATGTTATGTTATGATTGACGAAACTTATGTTGAGTTTACAGACACATCAAAATACTCATCTACTCCACTTGTAGACGAGTTCGACAATTTATTTGTGATAAGGGGAACTTCTAAGTTCTTCTCTACTCCTGGTATCAGACTTGGATACGGACTTATTTCAAATGAAAAAGTTAAAGAAGCTATAAATAAAAGACTTGACCTTTGGAATATAAACGTTGTCGCATCTAGAATGGGCGAGATTATGTTTGTCGATGATGATTTCATCAACGAAACTATTGAGCACATGAGCAAGGAGAGAGATTATCTTGAAAGTGAGTTAAGATTCCTTCCAGGTGTTAAGGTTTATAACACTTATGGTAATTTTGTGCTTTGTGAGATAGTGGATAGAAGAATGACAGCAGAAGAATTGAGAAATGAGCTAATTCCAGAAAGAATAATAATCAGGGATTGTGCTTCATTTGATGGATTAGATGAATATTTCTTTAGGGTTTGTATATTAAAACCTGAAGAAAATATATTACTTATTTCTGAATTAAAAAAAATATTTGGATAG
- the hpt gene encoding hypoxanthine phosphoribosyltransferase — MYKVTGKMFTEEQIREKVIELGKQIENDYKGEEVLVVGILKGANVFTCDLIRQIDLDVKIDFMSVSSYGSGTESSGTVRILKDLDTDIKGRNVLIVEDIIDSGRTLSNLVKELQIREPKSLKLCTLLDKPSRRVVDVDVEYVGFEIEDKFIVGYGIDYAEKYRNLPYIGIVEDVAE; from the coding sequence ATGTACAAAGTAACTGGAAAGATGTTCACAGAAGAACAGATAAGAGAAAAGGTAATAGAATTAGGTAAACAGATAGAAAATGACTACAAAGGTGAAGAAGTTTTAGTAGTTGGTATTTTAAAAGGTGCAAATGTGTTCACTTGTGACCTTATAAGACAGATAGACTTAGATGTTAAGATAGACTTTATGAGTGTTTCAAGCTATGGTTCAGGAACTGAGTCTTCAGGTACAGTTAGAATATTAAAAGACTTAGATACAGATATAAAAGGAAGAAATGTTCTTATAGTTGAAGATATAATAGACTCAGGTAGAACTCTTAGCAATTTAGTTAAAGAGCTACAGATAAGAGAGCCAAAGAGCTTAAAATTATGTACTCTACTAGACAAACCAAGCAGAAGAGTTGTAGATGTAGATGTTGAATACGTTGGATTTGAAATAGAAGATAAATTCATAGTAGGATACGGAATAGACTATGCAGAAAAATATAGAAATCTTCCTTATATAGGAATAGTTGAAGACGTAGCTGAATAA
- a CDS encoding phosphatase PAP2 family protein: MYWCIDKKIGRRMLYALTGNIALNGAIKDYFKVERPIGKFGLESMRVETATGYSFPSGHTQTATTFWTSLAVQLKKKWVYVLAAVMAIGAGISRLYLAVHWPMDVVAGLILGFLFTILLIKIMDRSEKSGKYWEMILILVPLAIMAFVLKSSDYTKLFALMFGFTIGYILEREYVSFEVIDRKNMSNGEIIKKNGKRFLIGMLSLGVVYLGLKLVFSLFGAADGSTLDMVLDFVRYSAVVIQGVAGAPYLFKKMGI, translated from the coding sequence ATGTACTGGTGTATTGATAAGAAAATAGGACGGAGAATGTTATACGCACTTACAGGAAATATTGCTTTAAATGGGGCAATTAAGGATTATTTTAAGGTAGAAAGACCTATTGGAAAGTTTGGACTTGAGTCTATGAGAGTTGAAACTGCGACAGGATATTCATTCCCAAGTGGGCATACTCAGACTGCGACTACATTTTGGACTTCTTTAGCGGTTCAGTTAAAGAAAAAATGGGTGTATGTTTTAGCAGCAGTTATGGCTATAGGTGCTGGTATTTCAAGACTTTATCTAGCTGTTCATTGGCCAATGGACGTTGTTGCAGGGCTTATTCTTGGATTTTTATTTACTATACTTTTAATAAAGATAATGGATAGATCTGAAAAAAGTGGAAAATATTGGGAAATGATACTTATTTTAGTTCCGCTTGCGATAATGGCATTTGTGCTAAAGAGCAGTGATTATACTAAACTTTTTGCACTTATGTTTGGATTTACTATCGGATATATTTTGGAAAGAGAGTATGTATCTTTTGAAGTCATAGATAGAAAAAATATGAGCAATGGAGAAATTATTAAAAAGAATGGGAAAAGATTCTTAATAGGAATGCTTAGTTTAGGTGTTGTTTATTTAGGATTAAAACTTGTATTTTCTTTATTTGGAGCAGCTGATGGAAGTACACTTGATATGGTGCTAGATTTTGTTAGATATTCGGCTGTTGTTATTCAGGGGGTAGCTGGTGCTCCATATTTATTTAAAAAAATGGGAATATAA
- a CDS encoding BaiN/RdsA family NAD(P)/FAD-dependent oxidoreductase — protein sequence MKKVVIIGAGPAGMTAAYSASQNGIDVVLVEKNERVGRKLLITGKGRCNITNNCEVEELIANVNTNGKFLYSAFYTFTNDAVMEMFESLGVRLKTERGNRVFPESDRAMDVVDAMARLIKRKNIKLVTGKTVKDIKEKNGKVESVVLSDGKEIKTDAVIIATGGASYQRTGSTGDGYRLAEKLGHKITPLKPSLIGLEIQEDFVHKLKGLSLRNVAIKVFGKKNKKIYDDFGEMEFTDYGVDGPIIKSASCIMRDLSKESYKISLDLKPALDHEKLDKRVQRDFQKYINKRFENSLSDLLPSKMIPVVVELSGIDPATPVNSITKEERRNLVDTIKNIELHVKRYRPMEEAIVTSGGVKTSEINSSTMESKLIEGLYFAGEVIDVDAYTGGFNLQIAFSTGYLAGSNI from the coding sequence ATGAAGAAGGTTGTTATAATCGGTGCTGGACCTGCAGGTATGACTGCAGCGTATTCGGCATCGCAAAATGGTATAGATGTTGTTTTGGTAGAGAAAAATGAGAGAGTAGGTAGAAAACTACTGATAACTGGAAAAGGAAGATGTAATATAACTAATAACTGTGAGGTTGAAGAGTTAATTGCAAATGTAAATACAAATGGAAAATTTTTATACAGCGCATTCTACACATTTACAAATGATGCGGTTATGGAAATGTTTGAAAGTTTAGGTGTTAGGTTAAAGACAGAAAGAGGAAATAGAGTTTTTCCTGAGAGTGATAGAGCAATGGATGTCGTTGATGCTATGGCTAGACTTATAAAGAGAAAAAATATTAAGTTAGTTACAGGAAAAACTGTCAAAGATATAAAAGAAAAGAATGGAAAAGTTGAGTCTGTTGTTTTAAGTGACGGAAAAGAGATTAAGACAGATGCTGTTATAATTGCTACAGGTGGTGCAAGTTATCAGAGAACTGGATCTACAGGAGATGGATATAGACTTGCTGAGAAATTAGGTCATAAGATAACTCCTTTAAAGCCTTCTTTGATAGGTCTTGAGATACAGGAAGATTTTGTGCATAAGTTAAAAGGTCTTAGTCTTAGAAATGTTGCAATAAAGGTATTTGGCAAGAAGAATAAGAAGATATACGACGATTTTGGTGAAATGGAATTCACTGATTACGGTGTAGATGGGCCGATTATCAAATCTGCAAGCTGTATAATGAGGGATTTATCTAAGGAAAGTTATAAAATTTCTTTAGATTTAAAACCAGCTTTAGACCACGAAAAGCTTGATAAAAGAGTGCAGAGAGATTTCCAAAAATATATAAATAAGAGATTTGAAAACTCCCTATCAGATTTACTTCCAAGTAAGATGATACCGGTAGTCGTGGAACTTTCTGGCATAGATCCAGCTACTCCGGTAAATTCTATAACTAAGGAAGAGAGAAGAAATCTTGTCGATACTATAAAAAATATTGAGTTGCATGTTAAGAGATATAGACCTATGGAGGAAGCGATAGTTACTTCTGGTGGGGTTAAGACATCTGAGATAAATTCTAGTACTATGGAGTCTAAGTTAATCGAGGGACTTTATTTTGCTGGGGAAGTGATAGATGTTGATGCTTACACTGGAGGATTTAACTTACAAATTGCGTTCTCTACAGGATATCTAGCAGGTAGCAACATATAA